Part of the Gemmatimonadota bacterium genome, AAACTCTGACCCCTATCACGGGGCTACAATTTTACAGAACTTTTTGGACTTGACCGATTTCGGCTGAGGTTAGATTGTATCAAGCTGTAGTATAGGATAGCAGGAAAACCACTCGAATACATAACTTATTCTCGCACAGGTAGTTATCATAATCAATTGATTTTGTGTATTGTTGAAACGCGGCGTCGTGCATCCGCTAATTTCTGATAAAACACAGGATCTGATTCTCGGGACGCTTTTCGCTGTATCTCGAAATCTGTTTTCGCTCTCTCAAGATATGTCTCAATTTCTGCCTGATGGGCAAGATAGAATGCAATAGCTCCATAGACCTGTTCGAGTGTCAGTACAGGAAGCGATTGGGCAATGCTCTCAGGAGATTGACTATCCAGAAAAGCATAAACAATGGTATCCAGCGAGACCCGACTATTTGCAATCCAATAGCCTTTGTCTCGATACTCAACATAAATCTTGTTCATATTCTCGTCTCATCAAAGATGCCCAGTGATTGTACGATTATGTATTCTCGTGCAAGTATTGAAGTATATCTTCTTGAATCCGATCTTTATCTGAACTGTGCAGGCATATCTCTTCCAGATTATTAATAATCTCCGTTGCATCCAGCAATACCTGCTGAACATTACTGTCTTTTTCGACCAGCGTATCGGTGAGAACATAATCGGCCCGTCGGCGCCAGCCATGTAGGCTTTTGATTTTCTCACCCAATTTTGCCACATCCTTGATACTACATCCACAAAGAGAACCAAATACATTTCCATGTGCGTTGGAACCTCTCCCAACCCGTCCACCTAAATTCTGAATAATGTTAGCCCCTATATGATATGAAGCATAATAGGCACGGCTAATAGCAGTCCGTTTTTCAGCCGCTGAAGGAGAATTTTTTGCAAGATCAAGTGCTACAGTAAAAAATTCATTTGGCTGCATTGGCTATTCCGCAATATCTAAAAGAAGTTGGAAATATGCTCTTGCTTTTGCTGGAACATCCTCGACCCAGGTATCGAGAAATCTATCATAATATTCATAAATCTCTTTTCGATCACCCGTGACAGAGAACAATACCTCAACAAAAACATCGTCAGACTCATCATCTTTTTCGAGACTGAATGCGCCACTCTCTAAATTTGGAAAATGACTTTCAAGAAGCCCAGGTAGCTTTGAATACCACTTTGCTATACCTTTTTCCCGACAAAAAGCCTCTATTGCGTCATTTGAATTGCTGTCACAGCCTGGCTTGAAGCGTACCATTTCAGCGCTGTACACCATTTCATCAAAATCAAAGGATTTGCCTTTGGCTTGTCGTTCCGAAAGCTCCGAAACCTCTATTGCCATATTCATATCCTTCCTATGAATTGCTCGCGTCTATGGCAGTGAATCCGCCATACTTATTGGTACTCAAAATATACTCCACTTTTCGAGTATTAACAAGGTGGGTAAAAATATTAAAACGCAATGCACAAAATTCCTACCCTCTCGCCTTTCATCTGCGTTCATCTGCGTTCATCTGCGGATACTACTTATACCCCAAATTCGGAGCCAGCCAGCGTTCCATCTCGTCCATCTGCATCCCCT contains:
- a CDS encoding DUF433 domain-containing protein encodes the protein MNKIYVEYRDKGYWIANSRVSLDTIVYAFLDSQSPESIAQSLPVLTLEQVYGAIAFYLAHQAEIETYLERAKTDFEIQRKASRESDPVFYQKLADARRRVSTIHKIN